Proteins encoded within one genomic window of Besnoitia besnoiti strain Bb-Ger1 chromosome II, whole genome shotgun sequence:
- a CDS encoding SAG-related sequence (encoded by transcript BESB_040490), whose product MPDSSRPLGAATLQFCTGRSMSSFVGLSLILTAQFSTIHVRAKEGPGTLQTHGSNIFSCSPHNGDPDSAEAAVTLSPESPMMSLECSDGGEFMPRYGTLSTLLDVCKSSATNKKECETSRAALTDFVPKAERQWYSTIQILNEQKKPNGYKYTFQVPDEGFPPVRTQYKFGCQYETGEYCMLTATVEPASTRAGSQTATCVYLEDGPANFQLNMTQSHNAITVACGKLSVPLPEKHHFEYCSGNSVEPERCVPKPMTDILPRYRPVYWTGTKQSVEGAVFEIPEEDFPSKPVSFRIGCSRYDGAGPYCNIKVNVAAAATTTERTTLEAPRGQVTPPRGGGSVTCSGTFSLGLVVLGVLLAV is encoded by the coding sequence ATGCCGGATTCTTCGCGCCCCCTTGGCGCCGCGACCCTGCAGTTCTGTACGGGCCGCTCTATGTCATCATTCGTTGGCCTGTCTTTGATACTCACCGCTCAATTCTCCACTATTCATGTGCGAGCGAAGGAGGGCCCCGGTACACTGCAGACTCATGGCTCGAACATATTTAGTTGTTCTCCCCACAATGGGGACCCCGATAGTGCTGAGGCCGCGGTGACGCTCAGTCCGGAGAGTCCCATGATGTCGTTGGAGTGCTCAGACGGAGGCGAGTTTATGCCTCGCTACGGGACGCTCTCTACACTGCTCGACGTGTGCAAGTCGTCCGCGACAAATAAAAAAGAGTGTGAAACATCTCGTGCCGCACTCACAGACTTTGTCcccaaggcagagaggcagtGGTATTCGACAATCCAAATCCTCAACGAGCAGAAAAAACCGAACGGATACAAGTACACATTCCAGGTTCCAGATGAAGGCTTCCCCCCAGTCCGGACACAATACAAATTTGGGTGTCAATACGAAACTGGCGAATATTGTATGCTCACCGCTACGGTTGAGCCTGCATCGACGCGCGCAGGTAGTCAGACGGCAACGTGTGTGTACCTGGAGGATGGTCCTGCAAATTTTCAGCTAAATATGACACAATCTCATAATGCCATAACTGTTGCGTGTGGTAAACTCAGTGTCCCTTTGCCAGAGAAGCATCATTTTGAGTACTGTTCTGGAAATTCTGTGGAGCCAGAGCGATGTGTGCCGAAGCCGATGACAGACATCCTCCCTCGGTACCGCCCTGTTTATTGGACTGGCACCAAGCAATCCGTGGAAGGAGCAGTCTTCGAGATTCCTGAGGAGGACTTCCCCTCGAAGCCTGTATCGTTCCGTATCGGGTGCTCACGCTACGATGGTGCGGGTCCGTACTGCAATATCAAAGTCAacgtggctgccgcggccacGACAACGGAAAGAACAACTCTTGAGGCACCCCGGGGGCAGgtcacgccgccgcgtggaggAGGCAGTGTCACTTGTAGCGGAACTTTCTCACTCGGGTTGGTGGTCCTAGGAGTTCTACTCGCGGTATGA
- a CDS encoding SAG-related sequence SRS57 (encoded by transcript BESB_040500) produces the protein MRGGKIVQKNQNEYSCSLTNGQDISAEAAVVLSPENPEVSLECTGGGEFMPRDGAKEPYLTVCPSSATYKQDCELEPVLLTSYLPKAQASWYAITPIPVNNDETHGYKYVFKIPPDGFPPIQTQYKFGCRYPTHEFCMLTATVEPTKAPAEDHNVTCVFSDERPVNFELSISEDKNSAAIACGEYAIPQPWPAYTNSYCSGGSAEPAACAPKPLTDIIPGFEAAWWRGRMHSSHGAVLTIPVGKFPPQPAIFVVGCSRYVDRGPVCNVKVSVAAGTGTNRQQQDGRTGTIMTGSGSLTASGVGFLLAVTLLVSVHFNTAA, from the coding sequence ATGCGCGGTGGCAAAATAGTGCAAAAGAATCAAAATGAGTACAGCTGTTCTCTGACGAATGGTCAGGACATCTCTGCAGAAGCTGCTGTGGTGCTGAGTCCTGAGAATCCTGAGGTTTCGCTGGAATGTACAGGTGGGGGGGAGTTCATGCCACGTGATGGCGCGAAGGAGCCGTATCTCACAGTCTGTCCTTCATCAGCAACATACAAGCAGGACTGCGAACTGGAGCCCGTGTTGCTTACATCATACCTCCCGAAGGCGCAGGCCAGCTGGTATGCCATAACACCAATTCCTGTAAACAACGATGAAACGCACGGCTATAAGTATGTTTTCAAAATACCCCCCGATGGATTTCCGCCCATTCAGACGCAATACAAGTTCGGATGCCGATACCCCACACACGAGTTTTGTATGCTTACCGCTACAGTGGAGCCTACAAAAGCACCTGCGGAGGACCACAATGTGACATGCGTATTCTCGGACGAACGGCCAGTTAATTTCGAACTGAGTATCTCAGAAGACAAGAATTCAGCCGCTATTGCTTGTGGTGAATATGCAATCCCCCAGCCCTGGCCTGCCTACACCAACAGCTATTGCTCAGGGGGATCTGCGGAGccagccgcgtgcgcgccgaaACCGCTGACAGACATCATTCCTGGATTTGAAGCGGCGTGGTGGCGGGGCAGGATGCATTCGAGCCACGGTGCTGTGCTCACAATTCCTGTAGGGAAGttccctccgcagcctgcaATTTTCGTTGTTGGCTGTTCGCGCTATGTCGACAGGGGACCAGTTTGCAATGTGAAAGTTAGCGTGGCTGCTGGAACAGGGACGAACCGTCAACAGCAGGACGGCAGGACCGGAACCATTATGACAGGATCGGGCAGTCTAACTGCGTCTGGAGTAGGTTTCTTGCTTGCAGTGACGCTGTTGGTTTCTGTTCATTTCAACACAGCCGCGTAG
- a CDS encoding SAG-related sequence (encoded by transcript BESB_040510), protein MPLPWRYRDERATGLSARFSTRACEIPLILTVCLLLVSGCNARLRTEVETLGTTLTRASDSSNHYICSPKTDAGPELLEVGGELEDGPPATTTTTSSSQPKSIGRASVTLNRESRALTWECRGGGDYLPFSGLERRPEVCPLSLTERNDCDKGKVFLADFIPQAKADWFAVTEIQEVESSRTTTLTDTEVEPASHKYVLTIPENGFPPVPTRFNLGCRYSNGDYCMISATVEAVHADAAEQTAACVYSDESPVIYELNMSEENNSIRLICGVDRFPQPWVYGHEYCSGDSVDPGRCKSRMMTDILPTFNTDWWKGIPESSEGAVFTIPEDDFPVETTSFLVGCSRLIDDAPFCNVNVTVAARTRPMRETTTPPPLSGAVFSEVGSLPVSVLIPAVLIVAHAVA, encoded by the coding sequence ATGCCACTGCCCTGGCGCTATCGCGACGAGAGGGCAACAGGATTGAGCGCACGCTTTTCCACGCGCGCCTGTGAGATTCCGTTGATCCTGACTGTATGCCTACTGCTTGTCAGTGGATGCAACGCTCGGCTCCGCACCGAAGTTGAGACCCTGGGTACCACGCTCACACGCGCCTCGGATAGTTCGAACCACTACATTTGTTCTCCGAAGACGGACGCAGGTCCTGAACTGCTCGAGGTGGGCGGTGAACTGGAAGACGGCCCGCCGGCTACGACGACGACAACATCTTCCAGCCAACCGAAAAGCATCGGTAGAGCTTCTGTGACCTTGAATCGCGAGTCTCGTGCGTTGACTTGGGAGTGCAGAGGTGGAGGGGACTACTTGCCCTTCAGCGGGCTCGAAAGACGCCCAGAAGTTTGCCCGCTGTCTCTGACGGAGAGAAATGACTGTGATAAAGGCAAGGTCTTTCTTGCGGATTTCATTCCGCAAGCAAAAGCGGACTGGTTTGCAGTTACAGAGATTCAAGAGGTGGAATCCTCAAGAACGACTACGCTAACGGACACAGAGGTAGAACCGGCAAGCCATAAGTACGTCCTGACGATCCCAGAGAATGGCTTCCCTCCCGTCCCGACGCGATTCAACCTCGGGTGCCGCTACTCGAACGGAGACTACTGTATGATCAGCGCCACAGTCGAAGCTGTGCACGCTGACGCGGCTGAGCAGACGGCAGCATGCGTGTATTCTGACGAGAGCCCAGTCATTTATGAGCTGAATATGTCAGAAGAGAACAACTCTATCAGACTCATTTGTGGCGTAGACCGCTTTCCTCAACCGTGGGTGTATGGCCACGAATACTGCTCGGGGGATTCCGTCGACCCAGGCAGGTGCAAGTCTAGAATGATGACAGACATTCTTCCCACCTTCAACACAGACTGGTGGAAGGGGATACCAGAGTCCTCTGAAGGCGCTGTTTTTACAATTCCCGAAGACGACTTCCCCGTGGAAACGACCTCGTTCCTCGTCGGATGCTCACGACTCATCGACGACGCACCTTTCTGCAACGTCAACGTGACGGTGGCGGCACGAACGCGCCCGATGCGGGAAACAACAACCCCGCCTCCCTTGTCTGGCGCGGTGTTTTCGGAGGTTGGAAGCCTCCCTGTCTCGGTATTGATCCCTGCAGTCCTGATCGTGGCACATGCAGTTGCGTAA